The segment TCAAAGCATAAAATATGTCATTAAACAGATACTAATGGAGGTCCTGTAAGTCTAGGAGCTACATAAGAAGGAAAGCACATTAGCAGTTGTACAAGCCATCATTTTTTACAGCTACAAACTTCTGCATTTCCTACATTAACTCATGACTTTTACAGTCTGTATTTAGCATGCTTCCAACGACAATAGTTATCTCAGTATTCCAACAGACTTTTCCAAACTAAGAGGTACTTCAGCTCAGGTTGATTAAGAGTCCAACAGCACAGCTTCTGTAGcgaaaaaaagcaaaacaagcaaaactacCTGGCACACAGACTGAGATGAGCCACAGAGACCTGCCCCTTCTCAGCTAAACCAGTATTCCACAAGTGCACCAACACGTATTTAACTCTAACAGAGGACTCATTgccaaatctatttttttcctcctgtaaatGCAATGCCTGCAATCCTTAAATACCAACATTCAACTAAGattcacaagaaaacaaagtaatcTTACCTTATTTGAAGAATAATCAGGTATTGGGGAACAACAGCTACAGAGGATTCTTGCTTTGTAGGATGCGAAGGATCTTCACTAGTATCAAAAACCCTAACTAAAAACTGGAGCTAGACTGTGCAGCACCACTGCGTAAGGCACCAGAGTAAGAAGCATACGCGTGTAGGTACAGTTAAAGTATAAATGAAATTGTGTTGGTGTGTTGCACCTCATCAACACAACGCTCTAACACTGCACCACGTGACTGGCAATATAAAAGCAGCAAATCACTTTCCTGCTTCTTTAACTGATTGACTAATTCAGACCATAATTAGCAAACTGTTTACacatggaaacaaaaccacCTGGATTTTCTGACTTTTCACACTCATTTAGTGAGCTTTCCTGTTTAAAGCCAATAGAAAATGCATGGTACTTTAAATTTTAATCAGTGTTTCCAGCAACACTGCATAACAAATGctcaagaattatttttttataaaaataaaacacaggaaCACAGAAATTCATGCCTTATTCAGTGCAGATTCCTTGCCAGCACTCTATAGCATACCTCTATGAGGAAAATCCAGAaccaaactatttttaaaattaattatttttcctcttcttctggaTTCACACAAAAGAACCCCACATGGGTATAAGTCCCACTATTTATTCATCTGGATTCTCATACTGATCTTGCAGTGACATGCAAGTACAACATAAATCAAATTCCTTCACATCAGTTTATAAAATTCTAGTAGTAAACGAACAGTAGCTTCCTGCACCAGTTCTTAGAGTAAGACAGTCTTACCATTTGATAATTAGCAGCATCACCATTGCCAGAAAACCCAAACTTCttgggagaaaggaaacaaaaatttttGTCTTCTTATGCCAATATATACAACATTTTCAACTCTTTCATACATATACAGCAGAACTCATGAAAGACATTGGAGGCAATTCTCAGACAGACTATGATATTTTTCTGGAAGGCTGAATAGTTGACTTCAAACCGTTCAGAAGATACTACATTCCAAGAATTATATTCCCTTTCTAGACTTACTAAAACTCCTCAGAAATAACATTCTCCCCACTAACAAGTAGAAGGaagtttccaaatatttaattataattgaaaaaaaaagattacaaaatacaaagttttgCAGTATTTGGGACTACAGAaatgtattacttttttttccatttcctttgaaTTTGAGAAAAAgtaacaagcaaaacaaatgatAGTGAAAACTAACAGATGTATGAACTAGTTTCACCAAACAAGCTTGACAATTTAGAAAGGATTTCTTAAATAAATCTCCGTGTCTAAACCTGGCAGATGTCATTCCCCACAGAAGTGCTGCATTCCTAAAGTGAACTAATGCCCTTCAGTAACACAGGAAGTCAGTCACTTAGGCAAGGCAGGACTTAAAAGAGACCAAGGGTTAGCATCTCCGAACATTGGAGTAAGCTGAAGCATTTTGGATCCTCTGTCAATTCAGAGCTCATCGTGTTTTGCAGGGTCCATACTGGGTTTGATGAAGACTCCTTCCATTGCTTTCCAATAGTTGTGATGATTGGCGGTGGGCATGCCATGAACTTCCCGTTGGCCTCTAATTGGATGGCCATATTGCTCCCCCGTTATTGAAAGGAACACCTCAGTTCCTATGTGCTTGAAGCGCACTGCATCCTCCCGCTCCCAGTGTGTCCCACTGCATTGCACAATCCATATATCGAGGTCATCGCCTTCACCATCATCACCAAAGGCACTTACTTCCTGTTAGAGACACAAACTTCCTGAAGTGAAAATGTAAGCAAACACCGCCAACGTGCACACAGAAATATCAGCCACAAAGCCAGCAGAGTTTAAaggcagggatggagaggaaagaaaaagatgttcaATTGCTTTGCCAACAGCGGTCAAATCCAGAAGCAGTAACTTTCTCACACTACAATCTGAAGATAAGATGCCAAAAAACTCCAATGCATAATCTGAGCAAAGAGCCACCAAACCCCAACATACAATACAAATTAAAGAGGACTTGAGCACAGAGATCAGAACAACCCTTctgacaaaaaaatcaaaagaaacacTAACGCTGATACAAATTTTCTCTGCTAAAACAAGTTTGTAACTGTAAATATTTAGCATGACCACTTTCAGAGTTACCAatgcaacagatttttttcagcataacGTGTTTTTAATCACAACATTGCAACAATTTAGCCTAAGTAATTGTATTCCTTTTTTACTTAATGACACCACGATTACAATTGGGTTAATAACTATTTTGGTTTGCACTCTTACTTCAGACAGACAGCTGAAtggctcttaaaaaaaaaaaaaaaagaagataaagcaaatgaattcctgCTAACACAAAAGTCAAAGATCAGATTTCAGTATGCACCCCAAAATATTCCAAGTGTTTGCAGAAACCCGGTAGATCTTAGCTCTAAACATTTAGGACTCGGCACagattttaattcttaaaaatcttaaaaatgatGATTAGAAGTGAATAACAACTTGAAAGTAGAAGAGAAATAGTTTGTACCTAGCAACCTAATCTTATAGGGTCATGTTATTCAAGTTTATGTAGTCCAAACAGTGTTAAAGACAACctattaattgaaaaaaaaacttatttgttAAGAATATGAAATTAAAGTTTGTGTTCAGAACTACACCATATTTCAATACAATCATAAGTCATAGTCCTGTCAATCTCTGGGAAGCCATGCAAACTCTTCTTTTGCTTAGGAACTGTGCAAGCATGTagcaaatacaaagaaaaaaacaacacagttgCTGAGTATTTTTACATTAATGACAAATGTTAAATTGTTAAAAGAATTGTCTAAACTGGCAAATGACAAATGGTGGAAAGTTTTAATCTGTTCTTTAAATAATTCTTCTGATATGCTATTTTTCCAtcacttcttttgttttgataaataaatatgtaaactAGATACTCTAAACATAACCGTACCTTATTGTTTCAGCCACCTTCAGACAAATCTATTTCAAAGTCTGGTCTTTCAACTTAGAATCTAATGACCTATCTTCTTGGCCTAAAGGAAACCTAAAATGACTGCTAATAACCTAtaaatttggattttttatttttattttttatacattgAAAACCACTGTTCTAGAAATTTATAAAATGGCAAATAAATGCGATTATGAgagtggatttattttttttcttggcaaagtagacaaataaataagcagagagaaataaaacagggacagggaggagatGATTGAAACTATTAGATTGGAACACCAAAGAACAGGATACAGGACAGCCTAGTGTCCTAATACCAGATTAGCTGTCTGGCTCTACACAGTCTTCATAATGTTCAGGAAGGTGCCCAATCTCCTGTACTGTAAAAGTGCTAAACACTTTAGAAGAGTCTTCCCAGTATAAATGAATGcagaataagaaaacaaatacaggtTTGTTAAAATTATTGTGGCAAACCAGTACTGGTAAATATTACACTTAGAATAATGCACTAAAATTCCTGACAAAGATGCAGAGAAGCATCCACCTGGACTTGGTATATCCAGCAATACACTGTTTCTGGCAGTAAACATGCCTGAttctacatttttcttgtttttgaagAGAGGTATTGTCAAAATCAGCCATGCACTGTTTATACAAAAGCTTAAGACCTAGAACAACTTACCTGGTTATTGGAGAGTGGTGACGGGAAGTGATGAGTGTGTAAATTTTTTCCCGTGTTCACATGGGTAAGTCGTATTGCTTGCCCACATTTCACTGGTGTTCCACGTTGGCAACTGCCATCACTCTTCCCACGAATCCGCCAGTAACTGTTAGCATCATCTGAAGCTTCAACTCCTGTCACTGACTGTTGCCCACTTCCTGTTGGAATAGAATTAAATGGCAAGAGACTTAACCCACTTCTCCAGTTCAGAAAGTCCTGAAAGAACTGGAGAAATCTCCTTTAATGTTCTCATGCCCTCATATTTAAGAAACACTTAATTCTCACAGTCTGTTTACTGACTGGTGGGAATGCAGGTACCATGTAATGCTTCAGATTGAGGCACTTAAAACACGATACGTGTTAGTACATGCAAATTGTCAGAGCTCACAGTGAAGTTCTGACTCACGACAGGTACTACTCAAACCACCCTTTCTCAGAAATACTAAAGAGTTCTTCAAGTCTCCAGACAAGGCACTCAGCAGCCTCAGTCTTGCCAGAACAGGTGCTCCCCCAGAAGGTGCTGCTGAGGACCTAGATGCAGATCAGGGCTCACCTCAAGGACCAGGCAGAGCACATCACCACCCCAGGACCCATGAGGTTCTGCTACAACGTCTTCCCGCACCCAGGCCTCAgcttccccctctccctgccaggcCTCCAGCCCACCCCACAACCCCATCTccgggctgctgctccctctgccccagcaaCACG is part of the Anser cygnoides isolate HZ-2024a breed goose chromosome 17, Taihu_goose_T2T_genome, whole genome shotgun sequence genome and harbors:
- the SDF2L1 gene encoding stromal cell-derived factor 2-like protein 1; translated protein: MRGGRRLLPLLLLTLLRGPCRGREPAPGAVTCGSVLKLLNTRHSVRLHSHEVKYGSGSGQQSVTGVEASDDANSYWRIRGKSDGSCQRGTPVKCGQAIRLTHVNTGKNLHTHHFPSPLSNNQEVSAFGDDGEGDDLDIWIVQCSGTHWEREDAVRFKHIGTEVFLSITGEQYGHPIRGQREVHGMPTANHHNYWKAMEGVFIKPSMDPAKHDEL